The following proteins are co-located in the Frigidibacter mobilis genome:
- a CDS encoding carboxymuconolactone decarboxylase family protein, whose amino-acid sequence MSSPRIPFPTPEAMTPEQRKVYDRIVSGRRGTLVGPLRAALHNADLADRWQALGEVLRYDTCLPGLLSELAILIVARHWTSELEWTIHAAEARRAGLDEAAIEAIRRRKPPGFKSRAEVEIYDYCRELLIDGHVSDTVYASVLGRWGILGVVELTALAGYYSMVAFTLNAHRIPLPDRIAAELCDDRQQIAPLPPGAICIASE is encoded by the coding sequence ATGAGCAGCCCGCGCATTCCCTTTCCCACGCCCGAGGCGATGACCCCCGAGCAACGCAAGGTTTATGACCGGATCGTCAGCGGGCGGCGAGGTACGCTTGTCGGTCCGCTCCGCGCGGCCTTGCACAATGCCGATCTTGCAGACCGATGGCAGGCCCTGGGCGAGGTCCTGCGCTATGACACCTGCTTGCCGGGCCTTTTGAGCGAATTGGCGATCCTGATTGTTGCCCGCCATTGGACCAGCGAACTGGAATGGACGATTCATGCGGCCGAGGCGCGGCGCGCGGGCCTGGATGAAGCCGCGATCGAGGCCATCCGGCGCAGAAAGCCGCCCGGGTTCAAAAGCCGGGCAGAGGTTGAAATCTATGACTATTGTAGGGAATTGCTGATCGACGGCCATGTGTCTGACACGGTCTATGCTTCCGTCCTTGGCCGATGGGGCATTCTGGGCGTTGTCGAACTGACGGCGCTTGCCGGATATTATTCGATGGTGGCCTTCACACTGAACGCGCATCGCATCCCGCTTCCGGACCGGATCGCAGCAGAGCTGTGCGACGACCGCCAGCAGATCGCGCCATTGCCTCCCGGCGCCATCTGCATCGCTTCCGAATAG
- the phnD gene encoding phosphate/phosphite/phosphonate ABC transporter substrate-binding protein gives MTIRALLAATALSLAAFPAVAEFALDSRYTDADGDMVADIPTDPSQLVDPATLIFAYTPVEDPAVYAEAWADFITHMENVTGKKVQFFPIDSNAAQIEAMRAGRLHISGFNTGSNPLAIACAGFRPFAMMAAADGSYGYEMEIITYPGSGIEKIEDIKGRTLAFSSETSNSGYKAPSALLKANYGMEAGTDYTAAFSGKHDNSVLGVANKDYDAAAVANSVMIRMIDRGAVNTDQIVSIYKSETFPTTGYGVAHNLTPELQEKIKEGFFSFPWEGSSLAKEFSKSGEEKFIPITFKDNWTVVREIDAAMGVSYACQ, from the coding sequence ATGACCATTCGCGCCCTTCTCGCAGCCACTGCCCTTTCGCTTGCGGCCTTCCCGGCCGTTGCCGAATTCGCTCTCGACTCGCGCTACACCGACGCCGATGGCGACATGGTTGCCGATATCCCGACCGATCCTTCGCAACTCGTCGATCCGGCGACGCTGATCTTCGCCTATACCCCGGTCGAAGATCCGGCCGTCTATGCCGAGGCCTGGGCCGACTTCATCACCCATATGGAAAACGTCACCGGCAAGAAGGTGCAGTTCTTCCCGATCGACAGCAACGCTGCCCAGATCGAGGCGATGCGCGCCGGACGCCTGCACATCTCGGGCTTCAACACCGGGTCGAACCCGCTCGCCATCGCCTGCGCCGGTTTCCGTCCCTTTGCCATGATGGCCGCCGCCGACGGCAGCTATGGCTACGAGATGGAAATCATCACCTATCCCGGCTCGGGGATCGAGAAGATCGAGGACATCAAGGGCCGCACGCTGGCCTTCTCGTCCGAAACCTCGAACTCGGGCTACAAGGCTCCGTCGGCGCTGCTGAAGGCGAATTACGGCATGGAAGCGGGCACCGACTATACGGCCGCCTTCTCGGGCAAGCATGACAACTCGGTGCTTGGCGTTGCCAACAAGGACTACGATGCTGCCGCGGTGGCAAACTCGGTGATGATCCGCATGATCGACCGCGGCGCGGTGAACACTGACCAGATCGTCAGCATCTACAAGTCGGAAACCTTCCCGACCACCGGCTATGGCGTGGCGCACAACCTGACGCCGGAGTTGCAGGAGAAGATCAAGGAAGGTTTCTTCAGCTTCCCGTGGGAGGGCTCGTCGCTGGCCAAGGAATTCTCGAAATCGGGCGAAGAGAAGTTCATTCCGATCACCTTCAAGGACAACTGGACCGTCGTGCGCGAGATCGACGCGGCGATGGGCGTGTCCTACGCCTGCCAGTAA
- a CDS encoding enoyl-CoA hydratase/isomerase family protein has product MELETLKVGIADHIAVVTISRPPVNAQNNMMRADIQTVFDALGDRADVRSIILTGEGKAFSAGADLAERPSQEPGHYTAHNRRVRASFDCILECPKPVIAAVNGAAIGAGCVTALCCDILVASDNAFLSMTEVMVGLAGGVAHVRRHFGESDARLMILTGRRIYGPELLRMNAVSACTSPEELMATALSIAQDIAKASPSAVIAAKKSFAMTENLSIYEGYRFEQSQTKALASSEDTAEAMAAFREKRKPVFRG; this is encoded by the coding sequence ATGGAACTGGAAACCCTTAAGGTGGGAATCGCGGACCATATCGCTGTGGTCACCATCTCCCGACCGCCCGTCAACGCGCAGAACAACATGATGCGCGCAGATATCCAGACTGTCTTTGACGCCCTGGGAGATCGGGCCGATGTCCGTTCAATTATCCTGACCGGAGAGGGCAAGGCCTTTTCCGCCGGTGCAGACCTGGCCGAGCGCCCCAGCCAAGAGCCGGGGCATTACACGGCCCATAACCGGCGTGTCCGGGCCAGCTTCGATTGCATCCTTGAATGCCCCAAGCCGGTGATTGCCGCCGTGAACGGTGCCGCGATCGGGGCGGGATGCGTGACGGCGCTGTGCTGCGATATCCTCGTCGCTTCCGACAACGCCTTCTTGTCGATGACAGAGGTGATGGTCGGTCTCGCAGGCGGCGTCGCACATGTCCGGCGCCACTTCGGCGAATCCGACGCCCGCCTGATGATCCTGACGGGGCGCCGGATCTACGGGCCGGAACTGTTGCGGATGAACGCGGTCTCCGCCTGCACGTCGCCCGAAGAGCTGATGGCGACGGCCCTGTCGATTGCACAGGACATCGCCAAGGCCAGCCCCTCTGCCGTTATCGCCGCCAAGAAGTCTTTTGCGATGACTGAAAACCTGTCGATCTACGAAGGCTACAGGTTCGAGCAGTCGCAGACCAAGGCCCTGGCATCTTCGGAAGACACGGCCGAGGCGATGGCTGCCTTCCGCGAAAAGCGCAAACCCGTGTTCCGTGGCTAG
- a CDS encoding alpha/beta fold hydrolase, which produces MKTEATLDAAPSQGGEHGTLVKGARSIAFQRIPPTRASAPWLLFSNSLLTSSAVWAAQVADLRGRAGLVLYDQAGHGRSSTPTGTVGFDLLSDDLLSVLDAAGVETCCGVGLSMGVPTVLGAYAKAPKRFAALVLMDGQAKTAAGGAAAWAERMAAAQAQGLRPFCEALVGRWMPHCADAALRARLVEMMAATPMEGFLACASALQDYDVSAVLGEISCPVQLVAGALDGTIPDSMARVLLPAIPGARLDVIEGAGHIPCFEQPEAVNVLLARVLQELGT; this is translated from the coding sequence ATGAAAACCGAAGCGACGCTCGATGCCGCGCCCTCGCAGGGCGGGGAGCATGGCACCCTGGTGAAGGGCGCGCGCAGCATCGCGTTTCAGCGGATCCCTCCGACAAGGGCATCTGCGCCCTGGCTCTTGTTCTCCAACTCCCTACTGACATCGAGTGCTGTCTGGGCCGCGCAGGTTGCCGACCTGCGCGGGCGTGCTGGCCTCGTGCTGTACGACCAGGCCGGGCATGGCAGGTCTTCAACCCCGACCGGGACCGTAGGCTTTGATCTGCTGTCCGATGATCTGCTGTCGGTCCTGGATGCGGCGGGGGTCGAAACCTGCTGCGGCGTCGGCCTGTCTATGGGTGTGCCTACGGTCCTTGGCGCCTATGCCAAGGCGCCGAAACGCTTTGCCGCCCTTGTGCTGATGGATGGTCAGGCGAAGACCGCAGCGGGCGGCGCAGCGGCCTGGGCAGAGCGGATGGCCGCCGCGCAGGCCCAGGGACTGCGGCCGTTCTGCGAGGCGCTGGTGGGCCGGTGGATGCCGCACTGCGCGGATGCAGCGTTGCGGGCCCGGCTGGTCGAGATGATGGCAGCGACGCCAATGGAAGGTTTTCTGGCCTGCGCCTCGGCGCTGCAGGACTACGATGTCTCGGCAGTTCTTGGCGAGATTTCCTGCCCGGTCCAGCTTGTCGCCGGGGCGCTTGACGGCACCATTCCCGACAGCATGGCGCGCGTCCTGCTGCCCGCGATCCCCGGCGCACGGCTTGATGTCATCGAGGGCGCCGGCCACATCCCCTGTTTCGAGCAGCCCGAGGCGGTGAACGTCCTGCTTGCGCGAGTCCTACAGGAGCTTGGCACATGA
- the phnC gene encoding phosphonate ABC transporter ATP-binding protein — MLELHDLTKTYKTGDTALGGVSFTVPKGQIVGLIGPSGAGKSTLIRCINRLVEPTAGRISLGGHDLTGLGLRELRAQRRRIGMIFQEYALVERLSVMENVLSGRLGYVGFWTSFARRFPPADIQRAYRLLDRVGLIEHADKRADALSGGQRQRVGIARALAQEPDLLLVDEPTASLDPKTSRQIMRLLVEICTESGLPAIVNIHDVPLAQQFMQRIIGLRAGRVVFDGTPAQLTESALTEIYGSEDWTAMRKDHEDDQEAEADALRRLSALPA; from the coding sequence ATGCTTGAACTTCACGATCTGACCAAGACCTACAAGACCGGCGACACCGCCCTGGGCGGCGTCAGTTTCACTGTCCCAAAGGGCCAGATCGTCGGGCTGATCGGGCCTTCGGGCGCCGGCAAGTCGACGTTGATCCGCTGTATCAACCGGCTGGTGGAACCGACCGCGGGGCGCATCAGCCTGGGCGGGCACGACCTGACCGGGCTTGGCCTGCGCGAGTTGCGGGCACAGCGGCGCCGGATCGGGATGATCTTTCAGGAATACGCGCTGGTTGAACGGCTGAGCGTGATGGAAAACGTACTTTCAGGCCGGCTGGGCTATGTGGGCTTCTGGACCAGCTTCGCCCGCCGCTTCCCACCCGCCGACATCCAGCGTGCCTATCGCCTGCTGGACCGCGTCGGACTCATCGAACACGCCGACAAGCGCGCCGATGCGCTATCGGGCGGCCAGCGCCAGCGGGTCGGGATCGCGCGGGCGCTGGCCCAGGAGCCCGACCTGCTGCTGGTCGACGAACCCACCGCCAGCCTCGATCCGAAGACCAGCCGGCAGATCATGCGGCTTCTGGTCGAGATCTGCACCGAATCCGGCCTGCCCGCCATCGTCAACATCCATGACGTGCCGCTGGCCCAGCAGTTCATGCAGCGCATCATCGGGCTGCGCGCGGGCCGGGTGGTGTTCGACGGCACCCCCGCCCAACTGACCGAAAGCGCCCTGACCGAGATCTACGGGTCCGAGGACTGGACGGCGATGCGCAAGGACCATGAGGACGACCAGGAGGCCGAGGCGGACGCGCTGCGCCGGCTGTCGGCGCTTCCGGCATGA
- a CDS encoding MFS transporter — protein sequence MIPRLAPGRRGVIVAALGTSLTVSWASSYYIPAVLAGPMAASFSLSPVWVFGAFSMAMIVSAGIGPVAGARIDGFGGRGILMLSNLVFAAGLVLLAVAGSPLILFAGWAVIGIGMGIGLYEAGFATLAGIYGKEARGPITGITLIAGFASTVGWPLSGLMLASWGWREACLGWALIHLCLALPLNACLPKGTEAITRAETPAENGPPPSRMALALLAFVFAATWFNSTAMAAHLPGLLQEAGASTAVAIAAGALIGPAQVAARMLEFGLLRRFHPLTSTRLAAAAHPVAAVILVAVGGPAAYVFAVLHGAGNGILTIAKGTLPLALFGAAGYGRRLGWLNAPARILQAGAPLIFGTALTEWGLSAIWLTAGVGLAAMAALLLLKRQ from the coding sequence ATGATCCCACGGCTTGCTCCGGGGCGGCGCGGCGTGATTGTCGCCGCGCTTGGCACCTCGCTCACCGTCAGTTGGGCGTCAAGCTATTACATCCCCGCCGTTCTGGCGGGGCCGATGGCGGCAAGTTTCAGTCTCTCCCCGGTCTGGGTCTTCGGCGCCTTTTCGATGGCGATGATCGTGTCAGCGGGGATCGGTCCCGTGGCCGGAGCGCGGATTGATGGCTTTGGCGGTCGAGGCATCCTGATGCTGTCAAACCTTGTGTTTGCGGCTGGCCTGGTATTGCTCGCCGTGGCCGGGTCGCCGCTCATCCTATTCGCAGGCTGGGCGGTCATCGGGATCGGCATGGGGATCGGCCTCTATGAGGCAGGGTTTGCCACACTGGCAGGAATCTACGGAAAGGAGGCCCGCGGACCGATTACCGGCATAACCCTGATAGCCGGGTTTGCAAGTACTGTCGGGTGGCCCCTGTCAGGGCTTATGCTGGCAAGCTGGGGATGGCGCGAAGCATGCCTTGGCTGGGCGCTGATACATCTGTGCCTCGCGCTTCCGCTCAATGCCTGCCTGCCGAAAGGCACCGAGGCGATCACTCGGGCCGAAACCCCGGCAGAGAATGGCCCACCGCCATCTCGGATGGCGCTGGCGCTTCTGGCCTTCGTCTTCGCGGCGACCTGGTTCAACTCGACCGCTATGGCCGCGCATCTGCCCGGCCTGCTGCAAGAGGCCGGGGCAAGTACCGCCGTGGCCATCGCCGCTGGTGCCCTGATCGGTCCGGCTCAGGTAGCGGCGCGGATGCTGGAGTTCGGCCTGCTGCGCCGGTTTCACCCGCTGACCTCGACCCGCCTTGCGGCTGCGGCCCATCCGGTGGCCGCCGTGATACTGGTGGCGGTCGGCGGGCCCGCCGCCTATGTCTTTGCGGTCCTGCACGGCGCCGGAAATGGCATCCTGACCATAGCCAAGGGCACCCTTCCGCTGGCTCTGTTCGGTGCGGCAGGCTATGGGCGGCGGCTCGGGTGGCTCAACGCCCCAGCCCGTATCCTGCAGGCAGGGGCACCTTTGATCTTTGGGACCGCGCTTACGGAATGGGGGCTTTCCGCCATCTGGCTGACGGCGGGCGTGGGACTTGCGGCAATGGCTGCGCTGCTCTTGCTCAAACGTCAGTAA
- the phnE gene encoding phosphonate ABC transporter, permease protein PhnE, with protein MTYPTTWRRPPQIFTHRGWRIGLQLAALAYLVFALGTLDVNWTRIAEGGERGLRFIWGFLSPDFSSRWRDISQGLIESLTMTLTSTVVGVAISIPIGIGAARNVAPAWIYAICRSIIAISRALQEIIVAIFFVAMFGFGPFAGFLTLSFATIGFISKLLAEDIEDIDEAQAEAIRATGASWGQLINYAIQPQVMPRLIGLSLYRLDINFRESAVIGIVGAGGIGATLNTAIDRYEYDSAGAILLIIIALVMVAEYSSSYLRKFLQ; from the coding sequence ATGACCTACCCGACCACATGGCGGCGTCCGCCGCAGATCTTCACCCATCGCGGCTGGCGCATCGGGCTGCAACTCGCCGCGCTCGCCTATCTGGTCTTCGCGCTCGGCACGCTCGACGTGAACTGGACCCGCATCGCCGAGGGCGGCGAACGCGGACTGCGCTTCATCTGGGGGTTCCTGTCGCCCGATTTCAGCAGCCGCTGGCGCGATATCAGCCAGGGGCTGATCGAAAGCCTGACGATGACGCTGACCTCGACTGTCGTTGGCGTCGCCATCTCCATCCCCATCGGCATCGGGGCAGCGCGCAATGTCGCCCCGGCCTGGATATATGCGATCTGCCGCAGCATCATCGCCATCAGCCGCGCGTTGCAGGAGATCATCGTCGCCATCTTCTTCGTGGCGATGTTCGGCTTTGGCCCCTTTGCCGGCTTCCTGACCCTGTCCTTTGCCACCATCGGTTTCATCTCGAAACTGCTGGCCGAGGATATCGAGGATATCGACGAGGCGCAGGCCGAGGCGATCCGCGCCACCGGCGCCTCCTGGGGGCAGCTGATAAACTACGCGATCCAGCCCCAGGTGATGCCGCGGCTGATCGGCCTGTCGCTCTACCGGCTCGACATCAACTTCCGCGAAAGCGCGGTGATCGGCATCGTCGGCGCCGGCGGCATCGGCGCCACGCTGAACACCGCCATCGACCGCTATGAGTATGACAGCGCGGGGGCGATCCTGCTGATAATCATCGCGCTGGTGATGGTGGCCGAATACAGCTCCAGCTATCTGAGGAAATTTCTGCAATGA
- a CDS encoding permease: MTDATLSAPGPRSALRQLCRDQRVWLTSALILAVLAAYDLGQAADSALFAGRALLNTAPFLVLSIAIAAGAGATGADNLIARAFTGAPFLMIALGALAGGISPFCSCGVIPLIAALLAMGVPLSAVMAFWLASPIMDPSMFVLTAGVLGLDFAVAKTLAAIGLGLLGGLVVLLLSRSGALANPLREGIGNGGCGGARVRAPKPVVWRFWEEPERRAKFAKTALTTALFLAKWLTLAFILESLMLAWIPAETVTAALGGEGLVPIVTATLVGVPAYLNGYAALPLVGGLIDRGMAPGAGMAFLVAGGVTSIPAAMAVWALAKPQVFALYIGLSLVGAFASGLLFQLWTMA, encoded by the coding sequence ATGACTGACGCGACCCTTTCCGCCCCCGGCCCCCGGTCCGCGCTGAGGCAGCTCTGCCGGGATCAGCGCGTGTGGCTCACTTCGGCGCTGATCCTTGCGGTGCTGGCAGCCTACGATCTGGGGCAGGCTGCAGACTCTGCGCTGTTCGCTGGCCGCGCCCTCCTGAACACGGCGCCGTTTCTTGTGCTGTCTATCGCCATCGCTGCAGGGGCGGGCGCGACCGGGGCGGACAATCTGATCGCCAGGGCCTTTACCGGAGCGCCGTTTCTGATGATCGCTCTGGGAGCTCTGGCGGGCGGCATCTCCCCCTTCTGCTCCTGCGGGGTGATCCCGCTGATCGCGGCGCTGCTGGCGATGGGGGTGCCGCTGTCCGCCGTCATGGCTTTCTGGCTGGCCTCACCGATCATGGACCCCTCGATGTTCGTGCTGACGGCGGGCGTCCTCGGCCTTGACTTCGCGGTCGCCAAGACGCTGGCAGCGATCGGGCTTGGCCTATTGGGCGGGCTTGTGGTGCTTTTGCTCTCGCGCAGTGGTGCGCTGGCCAATCCGCTGCGCGAAGGCATCGGCAATGGCGGGTGCGGCGGGGCGCGGGTGCGCGCGCCCAAGCCCGTTGTCTGGCGTTTCTGGGAAGAGCCCGAGCGCCGCGCGAAGTTTGCGAAGACCGCGCTGACCACCGCTCTGTTCCTTGCCAAATGGCTGACACTGGCCTTCATCCTCGAAAGCCTGATGCTGGCATGGATTCCGGCAGAAACCGTGACTGCTGCACTGGGCGGCGAGGGGCTTGTGCCGATCGTGACCGCGACACTGGTAGGCGTGCCGGCCTATTTGAACGGCTATGCCGCGCTGCCGCTGGTGGGCGGGTTGATTGATCGGGGCATGGCCCCGGGTGCGGGCATGGCGTTCCTTGTCGCAGGGGGCGTCACTTCCATTCCGGCGGCAATGGCGGTCTGGGCCCTGGCCAAACCGCAGGTCTTCGCGCTTTATATCGGCTTGTCGCTTGTGGGGGCCTTCGCCTCGGGGCTCTTGTTCCAGCTCTGGACGATGGCATGA
- a CDS encoding CaiB/BaiF CoA transferase family protein: MTGPLRHIRVLDLSRIMAGPWAGQILADLGAEVIKVERAGDGDDTRRWGPPYLKDRDGALTGESGYYLSVNRGKKSIEIDLSSAKGQAVVKALAAECDIVLENFKLGTLARYGLGPDALSAVNPRLIYCSITGFGQDGPRAPEAAYDFMIQAMGGLMSVTGAPDGTPGGGPQKVGVPIIDLMTGMYAAVAVLAALAERSESGKGDHVDIAMLDVATAMLGNQAMNHLVSGEVPVRRGNKHPNIQPQDVFAVRDGHMVLAVGNDGQFARFAEAMGRPELASDPRFATNDARVEHLGSLHPLICEELLKRDLSHWLAVLGAAKVPCGPINTVPMVFDDPQVRHRQMLRHLPHPLAGTVPQVVSPMRFGRSGLTFDRPPPLLGQHTAEVLAMLDLAQDACS, from the coding sequence ATGACCGGACCCCTCAGACATATTCGCGTACTCGACCTTTCCCGCATCATGGCAGGGCCCTGGGCGGGACAGATACTGGCGGATCTCGGGGCCGAGGTCATCAAGGTGGAACGGGCCGGCGACGGGGATGATACCCGCCGCTGGGGCCCCCCCTACCTTAAGGACCGCGACGGAGCCCTGACCGGCGAAAGCGGGTATTACCTGTCGGTGAACCGGGGCAAGAAATCGATCGAGATCGACCTGTCGAGCGCGAAGGGTCAGGCGGTGGTAAAGGCACTGGCGGCCGAATGCGACATCGTGCTGGAGAATTTCAAGCTGGGCACCCTGGCGCGCTATGGGCTGGGCCCCGATGCGCTGAGTGCCGTGAACCCGCGGCTGATCTACTGCTCCATTACCGGGTTCGGCCAGGATGGCCCGCGCGCCCCCGAAGCCGCCTATGATTTCATGATCCAGGCAATGGGTGGGTTGATGAGCGTGACGGGTGCCCCGGATGGCACGCCCGGCGGCGGCCCGCAGAAGGTGGGCGTGCCGATCATCGACCTGATGACAGGCATGTATGCCGCCGTGGCCGTGCTGGCGGCCCTGGCTGAGCGCAGCGAGAGCGGCAAGGGCGACCATGTGGATATCGCCATGCTCGATGTCGCAACGGCGATGCTTGGCAATCAGGCGATGAACCATCTGGTATCGGGCGAGGTGCCGGTGCGCCGGGGCAACAAGCATCCGAACATCCAGCCGCAAGACGTGTTTGCGGTGCGCGACGGGCATATGGTGCTGGCCGTCGGCAATGACGGGCAGTTCGCGCGCTTTGCCGAAGCAATGGGGCGGCCCGAACTGGCGAGCGACCCGCGCTTTGCCACCAATGACGCCCGTGTCGAACATCTCGGCAGCCTGCATCCGTTGATCTGCGAGGAGCTGCTCAAGCGCGACCTGTCGCACTGGCTTGCCGTACTCGGCGCTGCGAAGGTTCCCTGCGGCCCGATCAACACGGTGCCGATGGTGTTTGACGATCCACAGGTCCGCCACCGCCAGATGCTGCGCCATCTGCCGCACCCGCTGGCCGGCACCGTGCCGCAGGTCGTCAGCCCGATGCGCTTTGGCCGCAGTGGCCTTACCTTCGACCGCCCACCGCCGCTGTTGGGGCAGCACACGGCGGAAGTGCTGGCCATGCTTGACCTTGCCCAGGACGCCTGTTCATGA
- a CDS encoding enoyl-CoA hydratase/isomerase family protein produces the protein MMRDQMPKQSGPVSMRAEDGLAIITIDNPPVNAGSTAVRAGILAGLAVAGADPELVGVVIIGAGRSFIAGSDIREFGAPLEAPELPEVIAAIEALPIPVVAAIHGAALGGGFELALACDLRVAAPEAIMGLPEVSLGMVPGAGAPSGCHV, from the coding sequence ATGATGCGCGACCAGATGCCCAAGCAAAGCGGCCCGGTCTCGATGCGGGCCGAGGACGGGCTGGCGATCATCACCATTGACAACCCGCCCGTCAACGCGGGCTCGACAGCGGTGCGTGCCGGCATTCTGGCGGGCCTGGCTGTCGCAGGCGCAGATCCCGAGCTGGTGGGCGTTGTCATCATCGGGGCGGGACGGAGCTTTATCGCCGGCTCGGACATCCGCGAATTCGGCGCGCCGCTTGAGGCACCGGAGCTGCCAGAGGTCATCGCCGCGATCGAGGCGCTGCCGATACCCGTCGTAGCGGCGATTCACGGTGCCGCACTGGGCGGGGGGTTCGAGCTGGCGCTGGCCTGCGACCTGCGGGTCGCCGCACCCGAGGCGATCATGGGCCTTCCCGAAGTCTCGCTTGGCATGGTGCCGGGGGCGGGGGCACCCAGCGGCTGCCACGTCTGA
- a CDS encoding glutathione S-transferase family protein, producing the protein MMRLHWSPRSPFVRKVMIVLHECGLQGQVELVRSVAVFHAAPNPAILADNPLGKIPALITEDGRKLFDSRVICEYLIERSGCPALLPGAGAGRVQMQTWQALGDGLTDILLLWRNERLRGDAASPVLLDAFRTKTLATLKALDAGAGDLLATPFGLGHAAILCALGQLDFRFAGCGWRAAFPALAHWCDALAARPSIAATAIENDDADSAEPPAFSCETK; encoded by the coding sequence ATGATGCGCCTGCACTGGTCCCCAAGATCGCCCTTCGTGCGCAAGGTGATGATCGTTCTGCACGAATGCGGATTGCAGGGCCAGGTCGAGCTTGTGCGCTCGGTCGCGGTTTTCCACGCCGCGCCAAATCCCGCGATACTGGCCGACAATCCCCTGGGCAAGATCCCCGCTCTGATAACCGAGGACGGCCGCAAGCTGTTCGACAGCCGGGTGATCTGCGAGTACCTGATCGAGAGATCGGGCTGCCCCGCCCTGTTGCCCGGCGCAGGCGCCGGGCGCGTGCAGATGCAGACTTGGCAGGCCCTGGGCGACGGGTTGACCGACATCCTTCTGCTCTGGCGCAACGAGCGGCTCCGGGGTGATGCTGCGTCGCCGGTCCTGCTGGATGCGTTCAGGACCAAGACCCTGGCCACGCTCAAGGCGCTTGATGCCGGGGCGGGAGATCTGCTGGCAACCCCCTTCGGGCTTGGTCACGCGGCAATCCTCTGCGCCTTGGGCCAGCTTGATTTTCGGTTTGCGGGATGTGGTTGGCGTGCGGCCTTTCCGGCGCTGGCACATTGGTGTGACGCGCTTGCCGCCCGGCCCTCCATCGCCGCTACCGCGATTGAAAACGATGACGCCGACAGCGCCGAACCGCCGGCCTTTAGCTGCGAGACGAAGTGA